A window of Desulfobulbus oralis genomic DNA:
CAGCCGGACAAATTGATATGCAGGTCGCGGGTGAGCCGGTTCACGGTCTGCACCCGGTGGATGGCAAGCAGGGTGAAGCGCCATTCCTCGGGCCGTTCGCCTTTCGGGGTGATGATGTCTTCTTCGATCATGGCCCGGATGTCGCCTGCACTGACCCCGCAGACCCGGCATAATTCCTTGAGCGAGCAAAAATTTTCCTCGTCCAGTACCGTGCCTTCCAGATAGACGCCCGTGTGTTCGCTCATGTCAGACTCCCAAATCCGCACGTGGGTTGAAGGCCATTTTTTCAGCCATGCTGCGGTAGATCTCCTGCTGCTCCCTGGTGTGGGCCTCGGGCAGCACCACTTTGAGCGTTACGATCTGGTCGCCTTCGGTTTTGGCCGTGGACAGTCCTCTGCCCTTCAGCCGCAGCTTGCGGCCGTTTTGGGAATTGGCCGGAATCTTGAGCTGTACCTTGCCGTCCAGTGTGGGCACGGTCATGGTGGCGCCCAGGGCCGCTTCCCAGGGCGTGATTGGCAGCTCCAGGTGAATGGTCCGTTTGTCGGCACGGAAAAACGGGTGCGGGGCAAAGCGGATTTCCAGGTAGAGATCGCCCGGTTCGCCACCACCCAGACCCGGCAGGCCCTGGCCTTCCAGCCGGATGCGCTGGCCCTCCACGATGCCCTTGGGAATGGCGACCTTGAGTTGTTGCGGCTGCATGCTCAGGTGGCCTGCCGCATCCGCCACGGGCCTGTTCAGATGCAGCGCCTGTCTGGCGCCGTGGAAGGCCTCTTCCAGGGTGATGGTCACAAGGACTCTTTGGTCTTTGCCGCGCATGGCAAAGTCCTGCTCGTTCCCCTCGCTGCCCATGCCGGTGAAAGCGCCGTGTGCAGCGCTCTGGCCGAAGAGCGATTCAAAGAATTCGCTGAAATCCTGCCCGCTGCTGGCGCTGGCATGAAATTCGTAAGAGCCGCTCTGTCCCGTTTGTGGCCCGGCCTGGGAGCGGTTTTGCCAGTTGGCGCCAAATTGATCGTACGCGCCGCGCTTTTCAGGATCTTTCAGCACTTCGTAGGCTTCGTTGATATCCTTGAAGCGGGCTTCTGCGTCCTTTTCCCTGCAGACATCAGGATGATATTTGCGGGCCAGCCTGCGGAAGGCCTGCTTGATGGCATCCTGCGTGGCATCTCTCTTGACACCAAGTATCTGATAATAGTCTTTATATTCCATGGTATTTTAGTATTTGCCGATAGTGCTTGACACTGTAAGATCAAGTCCTACAAATGAAAAGAGAAAAAACGATTCTTTGATTTTGTCTGCGCCCTTTGGTGGCAGATGGTGCACGGCCTTGAATCTCTTGCAGGAACTTGCCGATATGACAGAGAAAACAGTGTGTGCTCCCAAAAACGTCTGGATGGTCACCCGGGAATACGAAGGCATTGCCGGTGCGGGTGGCGTCAAGGATGTCTGTCGCCAGTTGGCGGAGACTCTGGTGCAGGACGCCCATTGCTCGGTCAGTGTGGTGCTGCCGCGCTATGGCTTTATCGATGCGGCTGGGCTGGGCTTTCGGCTGGCCGCTATCGGAGATCGCAGCGGCCGCATCGGCGCGCGCCGCTACACTCCGCTTTTTGAGGTGGACATGAACTACAGCGGCGAAGAACGCCGCGAACCGGTGGCCGTGTGGCAGGGCGAACTGGGCGGCGTCAGGCTCTACCTCCTGGAGGCCGATCGCTATGCGACCAAACGTGGGGTCTATACCTACACTGAAGAGGATGAGCAGGAGGTCGAGTGGCAGCACCGGGGCCGGGGCCATCTGGATTATTTTGCCATGAATGTGCTGCTGCAGAAGGCGGCACTGGATGTGATGATGTTTCTGGGCGAACGGCCGGACCTGATCCATTGCCACGACGGCCATGCTGCCATCCTGCCGGCCATAATGAAGGAAAATGGCGGCTACCGTTCGTATTTCAGCCGTACAGGCGCTGTGGTGACCATCCACAATGCCGGTCAGGGCTATCATCAGGAGGTGAACGATCTGGACTTTGCCCACGCCATCACGGGCCTGCCCCGCCGGGTGATTGACGACAGCCTCCTCAATGGCAGTTTCGACCCCTTTCTGGCAGCGTCTGGCTACAGTGTGCTCAACACGGTAAGCGGGAACTATGCGGTGGAGCTGCAGCAGAGCCAGGAAGATGGCCGCACCGGCTGGCTGGGACATACGCTTTCCGCCCGGGGCATTGCACTCTTTGGCATCACCAATGGCATTGATCCGGCATCTTTCGATCCTTCGCGGCCCGAAATCCTGCACCTGCCCCATGGCTTTAACATCAGAAAGCACGAGCTGTCCGGCAAACGCGCCTGCAAGGAGGCCATGCTGCATCAGCTCTCCAGTGTGCGGATCTGGGAGCGCGTGCGTCAGTACGGCGTGCTGAGCGGCCCCGGCACGATGCCGCTTTTCACCTTTGTCGGCCGTTTGACGGCGCAGAAAGGGGTGGATATCCTGCTGGAGGCGCTCTTCGAATTTTTGCGGGACGAAGCACCATTGCAAGCCCTGGTCTTTGGCGCCGGCGAGTCCGGGCTGGAGCGGCAGTTGGAGCGGCTGAGCGAGTCCGAACGGGGCTGGGGCAGGCTCTGCTTTCTTAAGGGTTATGATCCGGCGGTGGCCAACCAGGTCTATGCGGCAGGTGATTTTTTCCTGATTCCATCCCGTTACGAACCCTGTGGCCTGACCGACTATATTGCCCAGCTCTTGGGCAATCTGCCCATTGTGCACCGGGTCGGTGGTTTGGTGAAGGTGCTTGACGGTGAAACCGGTTTTTCCTATATCGATAATTCGGCTGACTCTCTGGCTGGCGCCATGCGGCGGGCCATGGGCGTGTATGCCGGCGGGCCGGAAGCCGTGACCCGCATGCAGGTGGCTGCGGTCGAATGTATAGATCGCGAGCACACCTGGAAAACGGTGATGGGCGCCTATGTGCAGCTTTATCGGGAGTCCATGCGGCGTTGGCAGGACTGATACGGTGTTTTCCGCGCCAGCCCGGGAACGTCTGGCGCATCTCTTTTCATACGAATTTCAAGGAGTGTACAAATGGCCATTAAAATCGGCATCAACGGCTTTGGCCGGATCGGCAGGAACGTATTTCGCGCGCTGGGCTGCGATCCGGCTTTTGCGGACATCGAAGTGGTGGGCATCAATGACCTGACCGATGTGCAAACCCTGACCCAGTTGGCCAAATACGACTCTGTCATGGGTCGGGCCAGCGAAGACATCAAGGCTGGTGAGAACAGTTTGATCGTGGACGGCAGGGAAATCCCCATCACCAGCCATCGCGACCCGGCGGAAATCCCCTGGCGGAGTCTGGGGGCCGAGTATGTGCTGGAATGCACCGGCCTGTTCACCACGCTTGAGAAGGCGCAGGTGCATATTGACGCGGGGGCGAGCAAGGTCGTGATTTCCGCGCCGGCCAAGGGCGGTGTCAAGACCATAGTCATGGGCGTGAATGAGGATGAGTATGATCCGGCCGAACACCATGTGGTTTCCAATGCCTCCTGCACGACCAACTGTCTGGCGCCGGTGGCGCAGGTTATTCTGAACAATTTCGGCATCAGGCGTGGTCTGATGACCACTGTGCACGCCTACACCGGTGATCAGCGTCTGGTGGATGCGCCCCACAAGGACCTGCGCCGCGCCCGGGCAGCCTGCCTGTCCATGATTCCCACCAAGACCGGGGCTGCTGCTGCGGTAGCGCTTGTCATCCCGGAACTGAAGAACAAGTTTGACGGTCTGGCGGTGCGCGTGCCCACGCCGACGGTGTCTCTGGTGGACGTGGTTATGGAAGTGGAGAGGGAAACCACCACGGATGAGGTCAACAAGGTCCTGGCCGCCGCTGCCAACCGCTATCTGGGTTACACCGACGAGCCGCTGGTTTCCATCGACTTCCGGGGCGATGCCCACTCCTCCATTGTGGACGGCAACTGCACCCGCGTCATGGGCACCACGGTCAAGATCATGAGCTGGTATGACAACGAATGGGGTTATTCCAACCGTATGCTGGATCTGGTCCGGCACATGGATGCCAACAAGGCGCTGTAAACGGTATTTTTGTTTTGTCGGTGGCACCGGCTTCTTCATCTTTGGATGAAGAAGCCGTTTTGCTCGTTATTGGGGGCGATGCATGCAATCGTTGGTGCCGCACTGCCAGGGCGAATGCGACCTGCAAAGGAGGTGCGTGAGGATTGCTCGCTCCAGCTCCCTGAACCCGGCCGTTTCCGAACCATTATCACGTGCTGGCGCCTGCCGAAGAGCCGGTGCCAGCTCACCTAAACACGGCAGGAGCGCCTCGCCCGAGGCGGCGGCCGTCTTTTTTTGGGCCTTGGCCAGCAGCAGAAGGCGACTTTTGCACTCCTGGCAACTGAGCAGCTCTGCCTGACCCCTGGCGGCGCAGACCAGATCCGCCCCCACGCGGGCACTCCCGGCAACAGGCTGTGGCCGTCGAGCTATGTCAATACGCCCGGGAAGCCGGCCTCTGCCCCGGCCGCACCGGCTTTGCCGCCTGCGGCGTCGGTGGATGCGGCGTAAATGATGGTAGCTGGTATCGCCAAGTCTTTTCCAACTTTGCAACACCGGAAAATTTGAGTATAATTTTTTGCGAGGCCTTTGGCCGATGCTGCGTTATTTTTTGCAAAACTGAGATTATCTTTACGGTTAGTGATATAAAAAGCAGATGGAAGATACACGCTACTTAACAACTGATTTTGAAATAATGTCAAATTTTGATCTATCGCCAATATGCGCAGCATTTGGGGAAGATGCTGTCGTTTTGTACAATGGAAAGTGGGGAAGACATTATAAAGCATCATTTGAAACTTCAAATGAATTAAGCAATGATGTTAACGATATTATTTCTCATTTCTATGAACTAATAATAGCATATGGAAGATAAACAAAAAGAAATATATGATACTAGCTTTTTAAAAATTTTCGATATCGGTTATGAATCTGGTGATTCTAATGCCTGCTTTTTCACAGAAATACGAGAAACAACAATAAAAATGCTTTCTGAAATTGATGCAAAAATAGGTATTACGATTTATCCGCATATTACTCCACCAGTTTAAAATAATTTAAGAATTTAACTAACTAGACATTTGAACGAACTCACTGAAGTTTGCCGTTCAATTACACGTTATGCATAAATACCAATGGCAACTGAACCCAGTACACTCCAATGGAGTGAAGTTCTCTCATGCCAAGAGCTGACGAACAAAATATATTTGTCGCTTTCTCAAGGATGCATTCATTCGAAGGTTATAAGGCATAAGAAAGTCAGATGGGATTGCTGCTTGGCTATAACGGCAAATCACCACATGCCCCACTAAATTCCGAGATTGGCAGGTTTGCGAAGAGAATCGCAAAGCATTACGACATTCAGTTCACCGAAAGGAGCTCAAGAAAGTACAAGTACTTGGATCTGTTTTTTTAATGGCGGGGAAGATGGAACGTATTTTGTCTGGCAATTAAGCCCAGAACTTGTGTAATTCCTGCAAGACCTTGAATTGACAGGTGAGCAGCCCTATCCAGAAGAGCAGCTTGTTGACAGTGACTTGGCTTTAGTCTGGGGGCGCAAAAAGAACAGTTGTCGTAAATGCATACGAAAGAAGCCCAAAGGCACGCAGCATGTGTATTGCTCATTGGGGACATCAGTGCGTGGCATGTGGCTTCGACTTTGCCAATTCATACGGCGCTATTGGCACAGGCCTTATTCACGTTCACCATTTGGTATCTGTGACAGAAATAGGGAAGTCCTGCCAAGTCAACCCAATTGATGATTGATGGCATGTCTGTCCGAATTGTCATGCCATACTGTATACATCGGGCCATAATTTGAGCATCAAACAATTACGAGAGTTAATACATGTGAACAAATGTGGGCAAGGAGAGAACCACACATAAGATTGACCTCAACATGAACGGTCAAAATACTGAGAATCTTGATATCATCTTAGATCCACATTGTACAAAGTATAAGGAGAATTAATATGGTGAATAAACCAAGAAAATTATGGATGGCAGGAATTTTGAGTATTATACAACCTGGGCTTGGTCACGTTTATAACGGAGAAATACGTAAATCACTAATTATTTATCTGTTGCCATTTTTGTTATTACCATTATTAATATTTGGCTTGTATACTCGTTTTGCTATCTATTATCTGGCACTGTTTACCCTTCTTATTATCGTATATTATGTATTAGTTATATTTGATGCTGTCAGAATTGCAAAAATATTCAGCACAATATATCCTCTCAAGAAATACAATAAGATAATTATTTACATTGGGATACTCATTTTGGATGTAAGCATAAGAGTTTCTGTACAAGGTTTTATAAAAAATTCTATCATTAGGACATACAAATTATCGGCAGTAAGTATGGAACCAACATTACTTGCAGGTGACTATATTTTGGTTGATCTTCGAGAAGGAGCAAAGAACCCCCAAAAAAGGATTTGGTTATATTTGAATACCCCAAAGACCCGTCCAAGGATTTTGTAAAACGTGTTGTCGCAGTGGGTGGAGATACTGTTGAAATAAAGGATAAACAACTTATCGTAAATGGTAATATTATTAAGGAAGAATATGTTGTTTATACGGATGTAACTACGTATCCTACCATTACATATCCACGAGATCAATTTGGTCCGGTTACTGTACCTGCCAATTCATACTTCGTAATGGGTGATAATCGTGATCATAGTTTAGACAGTAGATTTTTTGGGTTTGTTTCAAAAAATATGATTAAAGGAACGTTAAAGAGTATTTATTGGTCATATGATCGGAAGACATCTTCAATACGCTGGAATAGAATAGGTAAGAAAATATCATAGCATGATAATAAAAATAACAAATTTATGTATTACATCATTCTTATAGGCTTTGATAAGAATAAATATATATAAAATCAATTATAATACATTCATCAGAAAGAAGATAAAATCCCATAGCTAGATTATCAGTCCATCTAGGTTCAGAGATAATCCTGATGGATTTATTATTATAAATACATAATTTATAAAGATAAAAGAAAGAATTTTCTGCTACTATTATATATAAATAACCATATAAATAATAATACAACAAATACTAATATCGGACTTACGGAAGTTCGGCAGTGAATTCCACGTTATATGTATATATACTGAAATAAATAATCCTTTTTCGTTGGCATTCATTGGAAGGTTGCTCTTTGTTAGTAGCATTTTTCCAGTAAGATCTGAAAACTTTCAAATCACAGGCGTATGAAAATTCAATGAATAGCTGGACTTTGAAAATATTGAGCAAGTTCAGTTAACCGAGAAACAACAAAAAATATTATCAAACAACTTTTTCGGTAAGCTGGTTATTGAATAGTCCTGTAAACAAGCACTTTTGAGGGTAAGGTGTATACCTATCAATTCTTGAATATAGAGGAGTCAGGTGATACTGTTACGATCAAATAATATTATCCCATCTCCAAGAAAAATGTAAAGGTCGTGATGACTATCAAAGGTAACTGTTATTCAATTCCTTTGAGATACTTTAGTTTTGATGAAGTATTTTGCAGAGTTAAATATCACATATAACACCTTGTTCCTGTGAACTCGCTGAGCTCAGCGTGCAACTTTCGTCGAGGGTAAAAAATGATTCCAGCCGGGTATATGGCTAAACATGTTGCGGCTCGTCCAGATGGGTTAAAGGCTAATCAAGTGAAGGATATTTACTCTGTGAGCAATTGTATATCCGACGACTTTGCTGACTACATAAACTTCTGGAAACACAATGGATACTGGCTGTTTGACTCACCAGAAATAATTCGGTCAGTAGCCAAAGAGCACTCCATAGATATTATCAATGCAAGACTATTTTTCTATGAGATTTATGAGTATGAATATGACGAAGATGAGAAATCATGGAATCCATTTGTTCCAGAATCTTCGTTTGAAACTCACGTCATACAGCCAGTAACAAAGAAGCTTGAAGGATATGATGTTGTATCATTTTACGTCCATACAAGTCCGGAGTGCTCGCCATTGTCATGTAATTCACTGGCATCCGAAATAGAAACAAATGAACATTGCTTGTTGCCTACATTTGAAAAGGCAAAGGACTTGCTTGAGCAAGGGAAATTTGCTAACTCAGAACCAGGTTCTTACAGGATATTTGCTGTCTATTCTGTGCAATGGCCCTAAACCGCTCTATCGGACATCAAAAAGGCTACCGCTTTTGACCCAGTAGAGCTGACATTGTGTGCCACATTGAAGAATAAACGGTCCATGATAGATATCATAATCAATAGGCTGACAGGCCAGGTAGTTATTAAGGTATCTCCAAATGAATTTACATTTTTATGGCGAGGCAAATCACTAAATATCAAGACGTATGTCCATTTATTTGACGATAATGGTTATTATAGAATACTGGGAATAGGTGAAGATTTTGAGGGATCAAGCAGATGTACTCGTGTCGAATTATTTTCTGAAAAACTTCCACCCAATGATCGCATTTTACGTCCAGAACTTTTAGAGTTGTTTATAAGATTTGGTTTACAAAAAATCATTGGTCGCAGAAGCATTATGAGACCAACAGTAGTATTTGAAGAAACTCATAATATTTCAAAGATATTATCAGGTTATCAGAATTCAGTCCTGATAGAGGCTGCTTATAAGGCCGGCGCTTATTCTGTTCAAATAAACTAATTTTACACAACCAATCGTTTCATCAGATTTGTGGCTTTCAACGGTGAATTTCATGTTAGCAAAAATGAAGGGATGGACATTATTCCAGCAAGTTGTAATAATAAAACCCCTAAATGGTTTTG
This region includes:
- a CDS encoding chaperone modulator CbpM: MSEHTGVYLEGTVLDEENFCSLKELCRVCGVSAGDIRAMIEEDIITPKGERPEEWRFTLLAIHRVQTVNRLTRDLHINLSGCALVLELLDEIHSLRARLPKS
- a CDS encoding DnaJ C-terminal domain-containing protein; the encoded protein is MEYKDYYQILGVKRDATQDAIKQAFRRLARKYHPDVCREKDAEARFKDINEAYEVLKDPEKRGAYDQFGANWQNRSQAGPQTGQSGSYEFHASASSGQDFSEFFESLFGQSAAHGAFTGMGSEGNEQDFAMRGKDQRVLVTITLEEAFHGARQALHLNRPVADAAGHLSMQPQQLKVAIPKGIVEGQRIRLEGQGLPGLGGGEPGDLYLEIRFAPHPFFRADKRTIHLELPITPWEAALGATMTVPTLDGKVQLKIPANSQNGRKLRLKGRGLSTAKTEGDQIVTLKVVLPEAHTREQQEIYRSMAEKMAFNPRADLGV
- a CDS encoding glycogen synthase, whose amino-acid sequence is MTEKTVCAPKNVWMVTREYEGIAGAGGVKDVCRQLAETLVQDAHCSVSVVLPRYGFIDAAGLGFRLAAIGDRSGRIGARRYTPLFEVDMNYSGEERREPVAVWQGELGGVRLYLLEADRYATKRGVYTYTEEDEQEVEWQHRGRGHLDYFAMNVLLQKAALDVMMFLGERPDLIHCHDGHAAILPAIMKENGGYRSYFSRTGAVVTIHNAGQGYHQEVNDLDFAHAITGLPRRVIDDSLLNGSFDPFLAASGYSVLNTVSGNYAVELQQSQEDGRTGWLGHTLSARGIALFGITNGIDPASFDPSRPEILHLPHGFNIRKHELSGKRACKEAMLHQLSSVRIWERVRQYGVLSGPGTMPLFTFVGRLTAQKGVDILLEALFEFLRDEAPLQALVFGAGESGLERQLERLSESERGWGRLCFLKGYDPAVANQVYAAGDFFLIPSRYEPCGLTDYIAQLLGNLPIVHRVGGLVKVLDGETGFSYIDNSADSLAGAMRRAMGVYAGGPEAVTRMQVAAVECIDREHTWKTVMGAYVQLYRESMRRWQD
- the gap gene encoding type I glyceraldehyde-3-phosphate dehydrogenase, translating into MAIKIGINGFGRIGRNVFRALGCDPAFADIEVVGINDLTDVQTLTQLAKYDSVMGRASEDIKAGENSLIVDGREIPITSHRDPAEIPWRSLGAEYVLECTGLFTTLEKAQVHIDAGASKVVISAPAKGGVKTIVMGVNEDEYDPAEHHVVSNASCTTNCLAPVAQVILNNFGIRRGLMTTVHAYTGDQRLVDAPHKDLRRARAACLSMIPTKTGAAAAVALVIPELKNKFDGLAVRVPTPTVSLVDVVMEVERETTTDEVNKVLAAAANRYLGYTDEPLVSIDFRGDAHSSIVDGNCTRVMGTTVKIMSWYDNEWGYSNRMLDLVRHMDANKAL
- the lepB gene encoding signal peptidase I, with the protein product MVIFEYPKDPSKDFVKRVVAVGGDTVEIKDKQLIVNGNIIKEEYVVYTDVTTYPTITYPRDQFGPVTVPANSYFVMGDNRDHSLDSRFFGFVSKNMIKGTLKSIYWSYDRKTSSIRWNRIGKKIS